From one Solanum lycopersicum chromosome 12, SLM_r2.1 genomic stretch:
- the SRN1 gene encoding stress-related NAC1 (The RefSeq protein has 5 substitutions compared to this genomic sequence) translates to MKMFELSDSDSFAVFASSKNVFPPGFRFHPTDEELVLYYLKKKICGKRILLDAIAETDVYKWEPEDLPDLSKLKTGDRQWFFFSPRDRKYPNGARANRGTKRGHWKVTGKDRIIMCNSRAVGLKKTLVFYKGRAPVGERTDWVMHEYTMDEEELKKCQNAQDYYALYKVFKKSGSGPKNGEQYGAPFREEEWADDECPSAKGFVHQDNSTNHVIEAPSVDGGLEELLNPVLMEPLSVDYDYAVEQLVQEEDTRSTLLYHSAKEVNFPHRSAVIAPAKESFDLTQSGTSQRQLHEALEVTSAPVIYEQQPHVVEEDFLEMDDLLGPEPSTQNFDNLGPCVQNFDEAGQSGQNFDMPAGNFEDLPFDYFDGLAEFDLYHDASLLDDVRTTEVGQNTEPHMNNLVNGSVNPASTTYINTFQHEMMNNQPMYLNNSEQISNQLWVHDQRFNISYPSEANQLVAPPATSGVVYDSILANHPMDANQNQLPNQDEGTPSWLTSQLWAFVDSIPTAPAIAAESPVVNSAFKRMSSFSKMRINARNMNVAAAGNTATSRSSRYSKNGLFYFSFVGILCAILCVLLGTFVDILRRPISS, encoded by the exons ATGAAGATGTTTGAGTTATCTGATTCGGATTCGTTTGCTGTTTTTGCATCATCAAAGAATGTTTTTCCACCGGGATTTAGGTTTCATCCGACTGATGAAGAACTTGTTCTGTActatttgaagaagaagatctgCCGGAAGAGGATTCTGCTTGATGCCATTGCTGAGACTGATGTTTACAAATGGGAACCGGAGGACTTGCCTg ATCTATCTAAGTTAAAAACTGGGGACCGCCAGTGGTTCTTCTTTAGCCCCAGAGATCGAAAGTATCCTAATGGAGCACGGGCAAACAGGGGAACGAAGCGTGGGCACTGGAAAGTTACAGGAAAGGATCGAATCATTATGTGCAACTCTCGTGCTGTTGGACTTAAGAAGACCCTAGTCTTTTATAAAGGCCGAGCACCGGTAGGTGAACGGACAGACTGGGTGATGCATGAGTATACTATGGATGAAGAAGAGctgaaaaaatgtcaaaacGCCCAGGACTACTATGCGCTTTACAAGGTATTTAAGAAGAGTGGCTCCGGGCCTAAGAATGGTGAGCAGTATGGTGCACCTTTTAGAGAAGAGGAGTGGGCTGATGATGAATGTCCTAGTGCCAAAGGCTTTGTCCATCAGGATAATTCCACTAACCATGTTATTGAAGCTCCTTTTGTGGATGGTGGACTTGAGGAGTTGTTGAACCCCGTGCTTATGGAGCCACTTTCTGTAGATTATGATTATGCAGTGGAGCAGCTTGTACAGGAGGAAGATACTCGAAGTACCTTTCTATATCATTCCgcaaaggaagtcaattttccCCACCGCAGTGCGGTGATTGCCCCAGCAAAGGAAAGCTTTGACTTGACACAGTCAGGCACATCACAGCGACAGTTGCATGAGGCACTAGAAGTCACATCTGCTCCTGTTATTTATGAACAGCAGCCACATGTGGTGGAAGAGGATTTTCTGGAGATGGATGACCTTCTTGGCCCGGAGCCAAGCACTCAGAACTTTGATAACTTGGGGCCGTGTGTTCAAAACTTTGATGAGGCAGGCCAAAGTGGTCAAAACTTTGATATGCCTGCTGGAAACTTCGAAGATTTGCCATTCGATTATTTTGATGGGTTGGCAGAGTTTGACCTGTACCATGATGCACCCTTGCTTGATGATGTAAGAACAACTGAAGTTGGGCAAAATACTGAACCACACATGAACAACTTAGTGAATGGTTCTGTTAACCCTGCTTCTACAACGTATATAAACACTTTCCAGCATGAAATGATGAACAACCAGCCAATGTATTTGAATAATTCCGAACAGATTAGCAATCAACTGTGGGTACACGATCAAAGGTTCAATATCTCTTACCCCAGCGAGGCAAATCAGTTGGTTGCTCCTCCAGCTACTTCAG GTGTTGTATATGATAGTATTTTGGCAAATCATCCTATGGACGCAAATCAAAATCAACTACCCAATCAAGATGAAGGTACACCATCATGGTTAACCTCTCAGTTGTGGGCCTTCGTGGATTCTATACCTACTGCTCCTGCTATAGCTGCTGAAAGTCCTGTGGTTAATAGTGCCTTTAAGCGCATGTCTAGCTTTAGTAAGATAAGAATAAACGCCAGGAACATGAATGTTGCGGCAGCAGGTAACACAGCAACTTCAAGAAGTTCGCGCTACTCTAAGAATgggcttttttatttttcttttgttggaaTACTGTGTGCAATCTTATGTGTATTACTAGGAACATTTGTCGACATCTTGAGGAGACCCATATCCTCTTAA